One stretch of Chitinophaga pendula DNA includes these proteins:
- a CDS encoding YcxB family protein, translated as MHLEFSYNKEDVVNALRYHFLNRGEVKVFRNTLIILLIATLAGHLFRVVTMGALIGIVAMIFVIAWVFWYLLPISTYNKATTFKDNIHLVFSDEGMSISTRIREHQRQIPWTSFSQVVETRLFFYLYRDKKSFFLIPVSAFETEHAKQHFTELVKEKIG; from the coding sequence ATGCATTTAGAGTTTAGCTATAACAAGGAGGATGTTGTGAATGCACTACGCTATCATTTCCTGAATAGAGGGGAAGTGAAAGTATTCCGTAACACCCTTATTATACTGCTGATCGCTACCCTGGCAGGGCATCTCTTCCGGGTAGTCACTATGGGGGCACTAATTGGCATCGTTGCCATGATATTCGTCATTGCCTGGGTCTTCTGGTACTTATTGCCTATCTCCACTTATAACAAAGCCACTACTTTCAAAGATAATATCCACCTGGTCTTCTCTGATGAGGGCATGTCCATTTCCACCCGTATCCGCGAACATCAGCGTCAGATACCCTGGACCAGTTTTAGCCAGGTTGTAGAAACAAGGCTCTTCTTTTACCTCTACAGGGATAAAAAGTCATTCTTCCTAATTCCGGTCAGTGCTTTTGAGACAGAACATGCCAAACAGCATTTTACTGAGTTAGTGAAGGAGAAGATCGGTTAA
- a CDS encoding diphthine--ammonia ligase: protein MQSAFINWSSGKDACYALWQLQQSRQYDIGCLFTVLNATHQRISMHGVRAALLDRQAEQIGIPLKKAWLEEHAGMEAYDELMQCHLAELSAQGMQHAVFGDIFLEDLKRYRETQLAKIGMQGIFPLWQQNTTELVKRFVADGFKAIIVCVNAKHLDASFAGRVIDETFLRDLPPGVDPCGENGEFHSFVFDGPLFRQPVPFQLGETVERTYTPAPKDDNCYQEEETLNWDTRFFFKDLIEL from the coding sequence ATGCAATCAGCTTTTATTAATTGGAGTAGTGGTAAAGATGCCTGCTACGCCCTCTGGCAGCTACAGCAGTCCCGGCAATATGACATTGGCTGCCTGTTTACAGTATTGAATGCCACACATCAACGTATTTCCATGCATGGTGTCCGGGCAGCTTTGCTCGACAGGCAGGCAGAGCAAATAGGAATCCCACTTAAAAAGGCCTGGCTGGAAGAACATGCCGGTATGGAGGCTTACGACGAACTCATGCAGTGTCACTTGGCCGAACTATCAGCCCAAGGGATGCAACACGCCGTATTCGGGGATATTTTTCTGGAGGACTTGAAACGATACCGGGAAACGCAATTGGCCAAGATAGGTATGCAGGGTATTTTCCCTTTATGGCAACAGAACACCACGGAATTAGTGAAAAGGTTCGTAGCTGATGGCTTCAAGGCAATAATTGTCTGCGTGAATGCCAAACACCTGGACGCCAGCTTTGCCGGCCGGGTTATTGACGAGACCTTTCTACGCGACCTTCCTCCCGGAGTAGATCCTTGTGGCGAAAACGGAGAATTCCACTCCTTTGTCTTTGATGGCCCGTTATTTCGGCAACCCGTACCCTTTCAGTTGGGAGAAACTGTTGAACGTACCTACACCCCCGCTCCCAAAGATGACAATTGTTACCAGGAAGAAGAAACCCTAAACTGGGATACCCGCTTCTTTTTCAAGGACTTAATTGAATTATAG
- a CDS encoding DUF2490 domain-containing protein, with product MIRKFLLSLMIICLIGLPIRAQQKLQQKYQHWYTYFGNFKLSDRWSIPFDVQVRIRDGFTDKGQILTRGGLQYAANKRNSFLLGYAYVTTYADVPDVYLPEHRIFQQYIYQHPAGKASMSHRFRLEQRWVAQQTSRPGAPTERDWQYGNRVRYFHRTIIPVQKHTQSTKFYVALQNEIFLNLWNNQINDKFIDQNRLLLTPGYLLNAALKLEIGYMNQFLQTAAGSQTMNHILHFAVFHNF from the coding sequence ATGATAAGAAAGTTCCTATTGTCATTGATGATCATATGCCTGATCGGCTTGCCGATACGCGCACAACAAAAGCTACAGCAGAAATATCAGCACTGGTATACCTATTTTGGCAATTTCAAACTCAGCGATCGCTGGTCTATCCCCTTTGATGTACAAGTACGTATCAGGGATGGCTTTACCGATAAAGGCCAGATCCTCACACGGGGAGGGCTCCAGTACGCCGCCAACAAAAGGAATAGTTTCTTACTGGGATATGCCTACGTCACTACTTATGCAGATGTACCAGATGTATACCTGCCCGAACACCGGATCTTTCAGCAATACATATATCAGCATCCTGCCGGTAAAGCATCTATGAGTCACCGTTTCCGGCTGGAACAACGCTGGGTCGCCCAACAAACCAGCAGACCAGGTGCCCCTACCGAAAGAGATTGGCAATACGGCAACCGGGTACGGTACTTCCACCGCACCATCATTCCCGTTCAAAAACACACCCAATCCACCAAATTTTACGTCGCCCTACAGAACGAAATATTCCTGAACCTGTGGAACAACCAGATCAACGACAAATTCATTGACCAGAACCGTCTGCTGCTCACACCGGGCTATTTACTGAATGCCGCGCTAAAACTGGAAATCGGCTACATGAATCAATTCCTCCAGACCGCCGCCGGCAGCCAGACCATGAATCACATCCTGCATTTCGCAGTCTTCCATAATTTTTAA